In Corylus avellana chromosome ca2, CavTom2PMs-1.0, the following proteins share a genomic window:
- the LOC132171630 gene encoding F-box/kelch-repeat protein At3g23880-like, translating into MAKELPEDLVTEILLWLPVVSLLRCKCVCKSWYALITHQNFVTKHIQHNKKNSNTLLLVKMRDEIFDVVSTLSYETLQVLDSQPLPPPFLVLGSCNGLVCLHDDYALRVVLWNPATKETKVVPKSNLPQFVSAFHKLGVDGIGFGFDAKTNDYKIINLLTIYESHSRGKMAQSEVYSLNADSWRKVDTPPFSISPVYSSVRGMNTYTNGMASLEAYGDNRGNLLSFDMSNEVFLKTPKPDDVFLDEFSDWTDIFVLNESIALIVLVWDKGMSEICYDIWLLLEVGVKDSWTKLFSIGPFTDFKQPRPLGFWKNDAVLFENLDGQMVLYDPSTKEMTNLPIHGETYSLQLVTYMETLVSVNGRK; encoded by the coding sequence ATGGCCAAGGAATTGCCTGAAGATTTGGTGACAGAGATTCTGCTATGGCTTCCGGTCGTCTCTCTATTGCGATGCAAATGCGTCTGCAAATCCTGGTACGCTCTCATTACTCACCAAAACTTCGTAACAAAACACATCCAACACAACAAGAAGAACAGCAACACCCTCCTCCTCGTTAAAATGCGCGATGAAATTTTTGATGTTGTATCGACGCTTTCTTATGAAACGCTCCAAGTATTAGATTCACAACCTCTACCTCCCCCGTTTCTTGTCTTGGGTTCTTGCAATGGTCTTGTTTGTCTCCACGATGACTATGCATTGCGTGTTGTTTTATGGAACCCTGCAACTAAAGAAACAAAGGTTGTCCCCAAATCAAACCTACCCCAGTTCGTCTCCGCTTTCCATAAACTCGGCGTTGATGGTATCGGATTTGGTTTCGATGCGAAAACTAATGACTACAAGATAATCAATCTTCTTACTATCTATGAATCTCACTCAAGGGGAAAGATGGCCCAAAGTGAGGTATATAGCTTAAATGCCGATTCTTGGAGAAAAGTTGATACTCCCCCGTTTTCTATATCTCCTGTTTATAGCTCTGTTAGAGGTATGAATACATACACCAATGGGATGGCTTCTTTGGAGGCATATGGTGATAATAGGGGGAATCTTTTGTCATTTGACATGAGCAACGAGGTGTTCCTAAAAACACCGAAGCCAGATGATGTTTTCTTGGATGAATTTTCAGATTGGACAGATATTTTCGTGTTGAATGAATCGATCGCTCTCATAGTTCTCGTCTGGGATAAAGGAATGTCGGAGATTTGCTATGATATATGGTTGTTACTTGAAGTTGGTGTTAAGGACTCATGGACTAAGCTTTTCAGTATTGGACCGTTTACAGATTTTAAACAACCCCGACCTTTAGGATTTTGGAAGAATGACGCCGTGCTCTTTGAAAATCTTGACGGACAAATGGTCTTGTATGACCCCTCAACCAAAGAAATGACTAATCTCCCAATTCATGGAGAAACATACTCGTTGCAATTGGTTACTTACATGGAGACCCTAGTTTCTGTTAATGGGaggaaatga
- the LOC132169871 gene encoding F-box/kelch-repeat protein At3g06240-like: MAKDLPADLVAQILVWLPVVSLLRCKCVSKSWYALITHQSFIRKHLLHNNNSSNTLLLLNTFNFTTLDFVLSTISYETLQLSLTQPAHPWSFWNIKKGMISVAGSCNGLVCLHASSSEFEVVIWNPATRETKVVPKSNLPRLLPAGYKTIIDSFQFGFDAKTNDYKIINLIRPFDVDVAARSFRSGGIIQSEVYSLSADSWRTCDSPLCCTGELKIDGLNTYINGMASWSASVGWEGVLSFDMSDEVFLKTPVPDDVLNNCNRHFFLLKESIAMAVGIVVDYLMWFDIWLLLEVGVKDSWTRLFSIGPFPDYIERPLGFWKSGIMFFENLDGQMVLYDPSTKEMTNLPIQGETDVSQLVTYMETLVSVNGRK, translated from the coding sequence ATGGCCAAGGATTTGCCTGCAGACTTGGTGGCCCAGATTCTGGTATGGCTTCCGGTGGTCTCTCTCTTAAGATGCAAGTGCGTCTCCAAATCCTGGTACGCTCTTATTACTCACCAAAGCTTCATAAGAAAACACCTCCtacacaacaacaacagcagcaaCACTCTCCTTCTCCTCAATACGTTCAATTTTACCACCCTAGATTTCGTTTTATCCACTATTTCTTATGAAACACTCCAATTATCCCTTACACAACCTGCACATCCATGGAGTTTTTGGAACATCAAGAAGGGTATGATTAGTGTTGCGGGTTCTTGCAATGGTCTCGTTTGTCTCCACGCTTCATCATCTGAATTCGAAGTTGTTATATGGAATCCTGCAACTAGAGAAACAAAGGTTGTCCCCAAATCAAACCTGCCCCGCCTCCTCCCCGCTGGCTATAAGACCATAATTGATTCTTTCCAATTTGGTTTTGATGCCAAAACTAATGACTACAAGATAATCAACCTTATTAGGCCCTTTGACGTCGACGTCGCGGCTAGATCATTCCGAAGTGGAGGGATTATCCAAAGTGAGGTATACAGCTTAAGTGCCGATTCTTGGAGAACATGTGATAGCCCCCTGTGTTGTACTGGTGAGCTTAAGATCGATGGCTTGAACACATACATCAATGGGATGGCTTCTTGGTCGGCATCTGTTGGTTGGGAGGGTGTCTTGTCATTTGACATGAGCGACGAGGTATTCCTAAAAACACCAGTGCCAGATGATGTTTTGAATAATTGTAATAGACACTTTTTCTTGTTGAAGGAATCGATTGCTATGGCAGTTGGTATCGTGGTTGATTATCTTATGTGGTTTGATATATGGTTATTGCTTGAAGTTGGTGTGAAGGACTCCTGGACTAGACTTTTCTCTATTGGACCGTTTCCAGATTATATTGAGCGACCATTAGGATTCTGGAAGAGTGGCATCATGTTCTTTGAAAATCTTGACGGACAGATGGTCTTGTATGACCCCTCAACCAAAGAAATGACAAATCTCCCAATTCAGGGAGAAACAGACGTGTCGCAATTGGTTACTTACATGGAGACCCTAGTTTCTGTTAATGGGaggaaatga
- the LOC132169870 gene encoding F-box/kelch-repeat protein At3g06240-like, with product MAKELPEDLVTEILLWLPVVSLLRCKCVCKSCSVRGMNTYTNGMASLEAYGDNRGNLLSFDMSNEVFLKTPKPDDVFLDEFSDWTDIFVLNESIALVVLVWDKGMSEICYDIWLLLEVGVKDSWTKLFSIGPFTDFKQPRPLGFWKNDAVLFENLDGQMVLYDPSTKEMTNLPIHGETYSLQLVTYMETLVSVNGRK from the exons ATGGCCAAGGAATTGCCTGAAGATTTGGTGACAGAGATTCTGCTATGGCTTCCGGTCGTCTCTCTATTGCGATGCAAATGCGTCTGCAAATCCTG CTCTGTTAGAGGTATGAATACATACACCAATGGGATGGCTTCTTTGGAGGCATATGGTGATAATAGGGGGAATCTTTTGTCATTTGACATGAGCAACGAGGTATTCCTAAAAACACCGAAGCCAGATGATGTTTTCTTGGATGAATTTTCAGATTGGACAGATATTTTCGTGTTGAATGAATCGATCGCTCTCGTAGTTCTCGTCTGGGATAAAGGAATGTCGGAGATTTGCTATGATATATGGTTGTTACTTGAAGTTGGTGTTAAGGACTCATGGACTAAGCTTTTCAGTATTGGACCGTTTACAGATTTTAAACAACCCCGACCTTTAGGATTTTGGAAGAATGACGCCGTGCTCTTTGAAAATCTTGACGGACAAATGGTCTTGTATGACCCCTCAACCAAAGAAATGACTAATCTCCCAATTCATGGAGAAACATACTCGTTGCAATTGGTTACTTACATGGAGACCCTAGTTTCTGTTAACGGaaggaaatga
- the LOC132169869 gene encoding NAC domain-containing protein 41-like, producing the protein MPVGFRFEPTDEELVGFYLLNKVRGEDIGWDGIGEFDIYGEKDPWQFCGDQEKLYVFTRLKQLSKNRVARTAGCGVWHENSVDKIYDCQGDVIGVRKLFCFKVKKQKSNWLMHEFSLVGEGERERTTDWVLCTIQKKESRSSVGVKRCFQDQSSPTVISVQTPSPLRNSINTEEEEEKEVLLLEDGSQQRKKMRCCDVECQATGGPSSECPSEFGTPESELETRLPASDNSDPELSVSYEYLETLMSCQLASNDDSASEFYASYGYLPPPPSPVGGHLPLDAWVDSWDPEFATLLS; encoded by the coding sequence atgccgGTGGGATTTCGTTTTGAGCCCACTGATGAAGAGCTGGTAGGCTTCTATTTGTTGAACAAGGTAAGGGGAGAAGATATAGGTTGGGATGGCATCggagagtttgatatttatgGTGAAAAGGATCCCTGGCAATTCTGTGGTGATCAGGAGAAGCTTTACGTTTTTACAAGGCTAAAACAACTCAGCAAAAATCGAGTGGCACGAACAGCGGGTTGCGGTGTTTGGCATGAGAATTCTGTCGACAAAATCTACGATTGTCAGGGTGATGTTATTGGGGTCAGGAAACTCTTCTGCTTCAAGGTGAAGAAACAGAAATCCAACTGGTTAATGCACGAGTTCTCATTAGTTGGGGAGGGAGAACGAGAACGGACGACTGACTGGGTcctgtgcaccatccaaaagaAAGAATCACGATCAAGCGTTGGCGTTAAAAGATGCTTTCAAGATCAGTCTTCTCCCACCGTCATCTCTGTTCAAACTCCATCTCCATTGCGAAATTCCATTAatacagaagaagaagaagaaaaagaagtactGCTACTTGAGGACGGATCCCAGCAGAGAAAGAAGATGCGCTGCTGCGATGTCGAATGTCAAGCCACTGGGGGGCCATCATCAGAATGTCCATCTGAATTTGGAACGCCTGAGTCTGAATTGGAAACCCGTCTACCAGCTAGTGATAACTCTGACCCTGAGTTGAGTGTTTCATATGAATATTTGGAAACCTTGATGAGCTGTCAACTAGCCAGTAATGATGACTCTGCGTCTGAGTTTTATGCTTCATACGGTTATCTGCCGCCACCGCCTTCCCCAGTGGGTGGACATCTGCCGCTTGATGCATGGGTGGATTCTTGGGATCCTGAGTTTGCTACTTTACTTTCCTAG
- the LOC132171736 gene encoding F-box/kelch-repeat protein At3g23880-like, giving the protein MLMANELPEELVTEILLCLPVVSLLRFKCVCKSWYALITHQNFIREHLLHNKNSNTLLFLWQTTRDTVVSTLSYETLQVSLTQPLRLPFTEVRNFVGSCDGLVCLSDYNALNVFIWNPATKETKVVPNSSLSRFSNDYRIKSGIGFGFDAKTSDYKIIKFFSLFDPNESYYYEGNAPRYRLSEVYSLSSDSWRKVDSRPDLINVRAIDTYTNGMASWEACFDVWKGVLSFDMSGEVFLKTPLPVDVDDVLNSPGWKNFFVLNESIAMAFWSGDKELLEMCCDIWLLLDVGVKDSWTRLFTIGPITGIERPLTWGGPLRFWKNDAMFCTTNYRFALYNPFTKERTNLPIPSYSCSVTYMETLISIKGGN; this is encoded by the coding sequence ATGTTGATGGCCAACGAATTGCCTGAAGAATTGGTGACAGAGATTCTACTATGCCTTCCAGTCGTCTCTCTCTTGCGATTCAAATGCGTCTGCAAATCCTGGTACGCTCTCATTACTCACCAAAACTTCATCAGAGAACACCTCCTACACAACAAGAACAGCAACACCCTCCTCTTTCTCTGGCAAACTACCAGAGATACAGTTGTATCAACGCTTTCTTATGAAACACTCCAAGTATCCCTTACACAACCTCTACGTCTACCGTTTACTGAGGTCAGAAACTTCGTGGGTTCTTGCGATGGTCTTGTTTGTCTCAGCGATTACAATGCATTGAATGTTTTCATATGGAACCCTGCAACTAAAGAAACAAAGGTTGTTCCCAATTCAAGCCTGTCCCGATTCTCCAATGATTATCGTATCAAGTCTGGTATCGGATTTGGTTTTGATGCCAAAACTAGTGACTACaagataataaaattttttagtcTCTTTGATCCCAACGAAAGTTACTATTATGAAGGCAATGCCCCCCGTTATAGATTAAGTGAGGTATATAGCTTAAGTAGCGATTCTTGGAGAAAAGTTGATAGCCGCCCAGATTTAATTAATGTTAGGGCTATTGATACATACACCAATGGGATGGCTTCTTGGGAGGCATGTTTTGATGTTTGGAAGGGGGTTTTGTCATTTGACATGAGCGGCGAGGTATTTCTAAAAACGCCGCTGCCAGTTGATGTTGATGATGTTTTGAATAGTCCTGGTTGGAAAAACTTTTTTGTGTTGAATGAATCGATTGCTATGGCATTTTGGAGTGGGGATAAAGAATTGTTGGAGATGTGCTGTGATATATGGTTGTTGCTTGATGTTGGTGTTAAGGACTCCTGGACTAGGCTTTTCACTATTGGACCAATTACAGGAATTGAACGACCCTTAACTTGGGGAGGACCCTTAAGATTTTGGAAGAATGACGCCATGTTCTGCACAACAAATTACAGATTTGCCTTGTACAACCCCTTTACCAAAGAAAGGACTAATCTCCCAATTCCTAGCTATAGCTGCTCGGTTACTTACATGGAGACCCTAATTTCTATCAAGGgaggaaattaa